A single window of Hymenobacter sp. APR13 DNA harbors:
- a CDS encoding single-stranded DNA-binding protein yields the protein MAGVNKVILIGNLGKDPEVRHLEGGSTVANFTLATNEYYRDKQGTRIERTEWHNIAAWRGLAEMAEKFLKKGQQVYVEGKIRTRQYQDKDNQTRYITEIIADEITMLGSRPHGQEAAAGAPAAAEAPQTFRQEPELDQLPF from the coding sequence ATGGCTGGAGTAAACAAAGTAATTCTGATCGGAAACCTGGGCAAAGACCCGGAAGTGCGGCACCTGGAAGGCGGCAGCACCGTGGCCAACTTCACGCTGGCCACCAACGAATACTACCGCGACAAGCAAGGCACGCGCATCGAGCGCACCGAATGGCACAACATTGCGGCCTGGCGCGGCTTGGCGGAAATGGCCGAGAAATTCCTCAAGAAAGGCCAGCAGGTGTACGTGGAAGGTAAAATCCGCACCCGCCAGTACCAGGACAAAGACAACCAGACCCGGTACATCACGGAAATCATTGCCGACGAAATAACGATGCTCGGCAGCCGCCCCCACGGCCAGGAGGCCGCCGCCGGCGCCCCAGCGGCGGCCGAAGCCCCTCAGACGTTCCGGCAGGAGCCGGAGCTCGACCAGCTTCCGTTCTAA
- the gldD gene encoding gliding motility lipoprotein GldD, with translation MPAPRYLFAACAFGLLATACTSAGSDGDYTPKPKGYNRIDLPPHAYQQLAPGHPYTFQYSRYAKVLRDSSYLAQPHWINVYYPQLKANVQITYADMKGNRQLTNRLLEDARKLTSKHEIKATAIDERIIKTPSGQRVAVFELQGEVPSQFQFYTTDSTRHFFRGALYFRTATANDSLAPVIDYVKKDIVQLLNTLKYQ, from the coding sequence ATGCCTGCTCCCCGATATCTGTTTGCTGCCTGCGCCTTTGGTCTGCTGGCCACGGCCTGCACCTCCGCCGGCTCCGACGGCGACTACACGCCCAAGCCCAAAGGCTACAACCGCATCGACCTGCCGCCGCACGCCTACCAGCAGCTGGCGCCGGGCCACCCCTACACGTTCCAGTACTCGCGCTACGCCAAGGTGCTGCGCGACTCCTCGTATCTGGCGCAGCCGCACTGGATCAACGTGTACTACCCGCAGCTGAAGGCCAACGTGCAAATCACGTACGCCGACATGAAAGGCAACCGCCAGCTCACCAACCGGCTGCTGGAAGACGCCCGCAAGCTCACCAGCAAGCACGAAATCAAAGCCACGGCCATTGATGAAAGAATCATCAAAACGCCGAGCGGCCAGCGCGTAGCCGTGTTCGAGCTGCAGGGCGAGGTGCCCAGCCAGTTCCAGTTCTACACCACCGACAGCACCCGCCACTTCTTCCGGGGCGCGCTCTACTTCCGCACCGCCACCGCCAACGACTCGCTGGCTCCCGTCATCGACTACGTTAAGAAGGACATTGTGCAGCTGCTGAACACCCTGAAATATCAATGA
- the recG gene encoding ATP-dependent DNA helicase RecG: MTNFFQTKLEYLRGVGLQRAQLLQKELNLFTYGDLIQRYPFRYLDRTQFYNICDLHDDLPYVQVKGILRNREVVGEGPKKRMVAKVADASGELELVWFKGVNYLEKVIKNHQEYIVFGKPTMFNGRPQMAHPEMEEVTEQKVGQSYLQPVYNTSEKLKNYHRVDSKAIMRMVADLLKIALPHVQETLSPALVQQYALMDKATAIQQIHFPQSTELLQTARFRLKFEELFYVQLKLLRQRDQRKVTLAGQIFKEVPTLVHFYKNVMPFDLTGAQKRVIHDIYKDFCAGQQMNRLLQGDVGSGKTIVAFISMLMAADNGAQSCLMAPTEILADQHYVGLKGFADLLGLKIGKLTGSSRTAERRVLHEQLRSGELHMLVGTHALLEDVVQFKNLGLTIMDEQHRFGVAQRSKLWQKNPHVIPHVLVMTATPIPRTLAMTLYGDLDVSVIDELPAGRKPIVTVHRFDSNRLKVFGFLRDQIKLGRQVYIVYPLIEESETMADYKDLMDGYESVARAFPEFQISIVHGRMSAAEKDAEMQRFVKNETQIMVATTVIEVGVNVPNASVMVIESTERFGLSQLHQLRGRVGRGADQSYCILMSGYKLSKDSRTRIETMVRTNNGFEIADIDLKLRGPGDLMGTQQSGVLDLLIADLAKDGRILSESRAAAQAILAEDPDLVKPENQAIRRHIESLPATAVNWSRIS, encoded by the coding sequence ATGACCAACTTCTTTCAGACCAAACTAGAGTACCTGCGGGGCGTGGGCCTGCAACGGGCCCAGCTGCTGCAAAAGGAGCTGAACCTGTTCACCTACGGCGACCTGATCCAGCGCTACCCGTTCCGCTACCTCGACCGTACCCAGTTCTACAACATCTGCGACCTGCACGACGACCTGCCGTACGTGCAGGTGAAGGGCATTCTGCGCAACCGCGAGGTAGTGGGCGAAGGCCCCAAGAAGCGCATGGTAGCCAAAGTAGCCGACGCCAGCGGGGAGCTGGAGCTCGTGTGGTTCAAGGGGGTGAACTACCTGGAAAAGGTGATTAAGAACCACCAGGAGTACATCGTGTTCGGCAAACCCACCATGTTCAACGGCCGCCCCCAGATGGCGCACCCGGAGATGGAGGAAGTAACCGAACAGAAGGTCGGCCAGAGCTACCTGCAGCCGGTGTACAACACCTCCGAGAAGCTCAAAAACTACCACCGCGTCGATAGCAAGGCCATCATGCGCATGGTGGCCGATCTGCTAAAGATTGCCCTGCCCCACGTGCAGGAAACCCTGTCGCCGGCGCTGGTGCAGCAGTACGCGCTGATGGACAAGGCCACGGCCATCCAGCAGATTCACTTTCCGCAGAGTACCGAGCTGCTCCAGACGGCCCGCTTCCGGCTCAAGTTCGAGGAGCTGTTTTACGTGCAGCTCAAGCTACTGCGCCAGCGCGACCAGCGCAAGGTCACGCTGGCCGGCCAAATCTTCAAGGAGGTGCCCACGCTGGTGCATTTCTACAAGAACGTGATGCCCTTCGACCTCACCGGGGCGCAGAAGCGCGTCATTCACGACATCTACAAGGACTTCTGCGCGGGCCAGCAGATGAACCGGCTGCTGCAGGGCGACGTGGGCTCGGGCAAAACCATCGTGGCCTTCATCAGCATGCTCATGGCCGCCGACAACGGCGCGCAAAGCTGTCTGATGGCCCCCACCGAAATCCTGGCCGACCAGCACTACGTGGGCCTGAAGGGCTTTGCCGACCTGCTGGGCCTGAAAATCGGGAAGCTCACGGGCAGCAGCCGTACCGCCGAGCGGCGCGTGCTGCACGAGCAGCTGCGCTCCGGCGAGCTGCATATGCTGGTGGGCACCCACGCGTTGCTCGAAGACGTGGTGCAGTTCAAGAACCTGGGTCTGACCATTATGGACGAGCAGCACCGTTTCGGGGTGGCGCAGCGCTCCAAGCTCTGGCAGAAAAACCCCCACGTAATTCCGCACGTGTTGGTGATGACGGCCACGCCCATTCCGCGCACCCTGGCCATGACGCTCTACGGCGACCTGGATGTGTCGGTGATTGACGAGCTGCCGGCCGGCCGCAAGCCCATCGTGACGGTGCACCGCTTCGACAGCAACCGCCTCAAGGTATTTGGCTTCCTGCGCGACCAGATCAAGCTGGGCCGGCAGGTGTACATCGTGTACCCGCTCATCGAGGAAAGCGAAACCATGGCCGACTACAAGGACCTCATGGACGGCTACGAAAGCGTGGCCCGCGCCTTCCCTGAGTTCCAAATCAGCATCGTACACGGCCGCATGAGTGCTGCCGAAAAGGACGCCGAAATGCAGCGCTTCGTGAAAAACGAAACCCAGATTATGGTGGCCACCACCGTAATCGAGGTGGGCGTGAATGTGCCCAACGCCTCCGTAATGGTGATTGAAAGCACCGAGCGGTTCGGCCTCTCGCAGCTGCACCAGCTGCGCGGCCGCGTGGGCCGGGGCGCCGACCAGAGCTACTGCATCCTGATGAGCGGCTACAAGCTCAGCAAGGACTCGCGCACCCGCATCGAAACGATGGTGCGCACCAACAACGGCTTCGAAATTGCCGACATCGACCTCAAGCTGCGCGGCCCCGGCGACCTGATGGGCACCCAGCAAAGCGGCGTGCTGGATCTGCTCATTGCCGATCTGGCCAAAGACGGCCGCATCCTGAGCGAAAGCCGCGCCGCCGCACAGGCCATCCTGGCCGAAGACCCTGACCTGGTGAAGCCCGAAAACCAGGCCATCCGCCGTCACATCGAGAGCCTGCCGGCTACAGCCGTGAACTGGAGCCGCATCAGCTAG
- a CDS encoding Glu/Leu/Phe/Val family dehydrogenase: MANEQVQGKDFYESVLRFYDHAASFSKLDPGIIAQIRACNSIYKVNFPVEVDGHVQVFEGIRVQHSHHKLPSKGGIRYSVYVDEEEVMALATLMTFKCALVDVPFGGAKGGVKINPRTTPVNILERVTRRYATELIKKNLIGPGMDVPAPDYGTGSREMAWIADTYQTFKYGDTNALGCVTGKPVGQGGIRGRTEATGLGVFYGLRELLLDEPMLAKVGLSSGVAGKRIIVQGLGNVGYYAAKFCQEAGALIIGIAEREGGVFSEAGLNVEALFQHRQQTGSVLGFAGAEDVAESLDLLERECDVLIPAALENQIHEGNADRIKAKIIAEGANGPTTQAAEQILLAKGVIILPDLYLNAGGVTVSYFEWLKNLSNVRFGRMGKRAEEGAMRRLVETIERTTGKTISPQERQLIVHGADEIDLVHSGLEDTMITAYHSIRKVMDDVPGITDLRTAAFYSAIEKIGVSYQSLGIFP, translated from the coding sequence ATGGCCAACGAACAGGTACAGGGTAAAGACTTTTACGAGAGCGTGCTGCGGTTTTACGACCACGCGGCCAGCTTCTCCAAGCTCGACCCCGGCATCATCGCCCAAATCCGGGCCTGCAACAGCATTTACAAGGTGAACTTCCCAGTGGAAGTGGACGGCCACGTGCAGGTGTTCGAGGGTATCCGGGTGCAGCACAGCCACCACAAATTGCCCAGCAAGGGCGGCATCCGCTACAGCGTGTACGTGGACGAGGAGGAGGTAATGGCCCTGGCAACCCTGATGACGTTCAAATGTGCCCTGGTGGACGTGCCCTTCGGCGGCGCGAAAGGCGGCGTGAAAATCAATCCGCGCACTACGCCCGTGAACATCCTGGAGCGCGTGACGCGGCGCTACGCCACGGAGCTGATCAAAAAGAACCTCATCGGTCCCGGTATGGACGTGCCGGCTCCCGACTACGGCACCGGCAGCCGCGAAATGGCTTGGATTGCCGATACTTACCAAACCTTCAAGTACGGCGACACCAACGCCCTGGGCTGCGTAACCGGCAAGCCGGTCGGGCAGGGGGGAATCCGGGGGCGGACCGAGGCCACGGGCCTGGGCGTGTTCTACGGCCTGCGCGAGCTGTTGCTGGACGAGCCGATGCTGGCCAAAGTGGGCCTGAGCAGCGGGGTAGCCGGTAAGCGCATCATCGTGCAGGGACTGGGCAACGTGGGCTACTACGCGGCCAAGTTCTGCCAGGAAGCCGGCGCCCTCATCATCGGTATTGCCGAGCGGGAAGGCGGCGTGTTCAGCGAAGCCGGCCTCAACGTGGAAGCCCTGTTTCAGCACCGCCAGCAAACGGGCTCGGTGCTGGGCTTCGCCGGGGCCGAGGACGTGGCTGAGTCGCTGGACCTGCTGGAGCGGGAGTGCGACGTGCTGATTCCGGCCGCGCTGGAAAACCAGATCCACGAAGGCAACGCCGACCGTATCAAGGCCAAAATCATTGCCGAAGGGGCGAACGGCCCCACCACTCAGGCCGCCGAGCAAATCCTGCTCGCCAAGGGCGTCATCATTCTGCCCGACCTCTACCTCAACGCCGGCGGCGTGACGGTATCCTATTTCGAGTGGCTGAAAAACCTGTCGAACGTGCGCTTTGGCCGCATGGGCAAGCGGGCCGAGGAAGGAGCCATGCGCCGGCTGGTGGAAACCATTGAGCGCACCACCGGCAAAACCATCAGCCCCCAGGAGCGCCAGCTAATCGTGCACGGCGCCGACGAAATCGACCTGGTGCATTCCGGTCTTGAGGACACCATGATTACTGCTTATCATTCCATCCGCAAGGTAATGGACGATGTGCCCGGCATCACCGACCTGCGCACCGCTGCCTTCTACAGCGCCATCGAGAAAATCGGTGTGAGCTACCAGTCCCTCGGCATCTTCCCGTAA
- a CDS encoding acyl-CoA dehydrogenase family protein, whose amino-acid sequence MEVTNQLVKGGEFIIKETDAQDVFTPADFSEEQNMMHQTALDFVEKEVTPLLDRLDNHEEGLMRGLMEKAGELGLFGVSVPEQYGGLDMDFPTSLRVTEGVGGGHSFPVAFAAHTGIAMLPILYFGNEEQKAKYLPGLTNGELMGAYCLTEPGSGSDALGAKTKAMPTEDGEHYVLNGQKMWITNGGFADVFIVFAQVDGDKFTGFIIEKETPGLSLGNEEHKMGIKGSSTRQVFLSDVKVPKSAVLGEIGKGHLIAFNILNIGRIKLAAACLGATKMASTLSVKYANERVQFKLPISKFGAIKYKLAQQAVRIYAVESAIYRAGMDIYRMEQELLGKGQSHNEALLGAAREFAVECALLKVEGSEVLDYVVDEGVQIYGGYGFSADYPMDRAYRDSRINRIFEGTNEINRMLLVDMILKKGLKGELDLMGPAQAVQQELMAIPDFNLEEETGLFAAEKKTIAKLKKAILMVAGTAVQKYMNSLAKEQEVLMNIADMAIKVYTAESTLLRVEKEAAAKGEEAVSTQIDIARVYLYDTVDQVNKFGKDAIGTMTEGDEQRLLAMGLKRFTKADLYNAKEARRRIADKLIAVNEYAY is encoded by the coding sequence ATGGAAGTAACCAACCAACTTGTGAAAGGCGGCGAGTTTATCATCAAGGAAACCGACGCCCAAGACGTATTCACGCCCGCCGATTTTTCGGAGGAGCAGAACATGATGCACCAGACCGCTCTCGACTTCGTGGAGAAGGAGGTGACGCCGCTGCTGGACCGCCTCGATAACCACGAGGAAGGCCTCATGCGCGGCCTGATGGAAAAGGCCGGCGAGCTGGGCCTGTTCGGCGTGAGCGTACCCGAGCAATATGGCGGATTGGACATGGACTTCCCCACGTCGCTGCGCGTGACGGAGGGTGTGGGTGGTGGCCACTCGTTCCCGGTGGCTTTCGCGGCCCACACGGGTATTGCCATGCTGCCCATTCTGTACTTCGGCAACGAGGAGCAGAAAGCCAAGTACCTGCCCGGCCTCACCAACGGCGAGCTGATGGGTGCCTACTGCCTCACCGAGCCCGGCTCCGGTTCCGACGCTCTGGGCGCCAAAACCAAAGCCATGCCCACCGAGGACGGCGAGCATTACGTGCTCAACGGCCAGAAAATGTGGATTACGAACGGTGGTTTCGCCGACGTATTCATTGTGTTTGCTCAGGTGGACGGTGACAAGTTCACCGGCTTCATCATCGAGAAAGAAACGCCCGGCCTGAGCCTCGGCAACGAGGAGCACAAGATGGGCATCAAGGGTTCCTCGACCCGTCAGGTGTTCCTGTCCGACGTGAAAGTGCCGAAATCGGCGGTGCTGGGCGAGATTGGCAAAGGCCACCTCATTGCCTTCAACATCCTGAACATCGGCCGCATCAAGCTGGCCGCGGCTTGCCTGGGTGCTACCAAAATGGCTTCCACGCTGAGCGTGAAATACGCCAACGAGCGGGTGCAGTTCAAGCTGCCCATCAGCAAGTTCGGCGCTATCAAGTATAAGCTGGCCCAGCAGGCCGTGCGGATCTACGCCGTAGAATCGGCTATTTACCGCGCCGGCATGGACATCTACCGCATGGAGCAGGAGCTGCTCGGCAAAGGCCAGAGCCACAACGAAGCCCTGCTGGGTGCTGCCCGCGAGTTTGCCGTGGAGTGTGCCCTGCTGAAAGTAGAAGGCTCGGAAGTGCTCGACTACGTGGTGGACGAAGGCGTGCAGATCTACGGTGGCTACGGCTTCTCGGCCGACTACCCGATGGACCGCGCTTACCGGGATTCGCGCATCAACCGCATCTTCGAGGGCACCAACGAAATCAACCGCATGCTGCTCGTGGACATGATCCTGAAAAAGGGTCTGAAAGGCGAGCTGGACCTGATGGGCCCCGCCCAGGCCGTGCAGCAGGAGCTGATGGCTATTCCGGACTTCAACCTGGAAGAAGAAACCGGCCTGTTCGCCGCCGAGAAAAAGACCATTGCCAAGCTGAAAAAGGCCATCCTGATGGTAGCTGGTACGGCTGTGCAGAAGTACATGAACTCGCTCGCCAAAGAGCAGGAAGTACTGATGAACATTGCCGACATGGCCATCAAGGTGTACACCGCCGAGAGCACCCTTCTGCGCGTGGAGAAGGAAGCCGCCGCCAAAGGCGAGGAGGCCGTTTCGACGCAGATCGACATTGCCCGCGTGTACCTCTACGACACCGTGGACCAGGTGAATAAGTTCGGCAAAGACGCCATCGGCACCATGACCGAGGGTGACGAGCAGCGCCTGCTGGCCATGGGCCTGAAGCGCTTCACCAAAGCCGACCTCTACAACGCCAAGGAAGCTCGTCGCCGCATCGCCGACAAGCTGATTGCCGTCAACGAGTACGCCTACTAA
- a CDS encoding acetyl-CoA C-acyltransferase gives MNAYIVAGYRTAVGKANRGGFRFTRPDDLAADVIKHLVASVPQLDPTRIDDVIVGNAVPEAEQGLQMGRLISLLALPMNVSGLIVNRYCGSGVETIAMAAGKIAAGMADCIVAGGTESMSLVPTVGWKTVPNYNLAQQHPDYYLGMGLTAEAVAQDYGITREDQDQFAYNSHQKAIKAIQEGKFKEQIVPVTVEETYLDQATGKKKTRSFVVDTDEGPRADTSLEALGKLRPVFAANGSVTAGNSSQTSDGAAFVIVMSERMVKELNLEPIARMVTYATEGIDPRIMGMGPIKAVPKALRQAGMKLQDIDLFELNEAFASQSLAVMRELDMDQSKVNVNGGAIALGHPLGCSGAKLSIQLFHELRARGQKYGMVTACVGGGQGVAGIYELLK, from the coding sequence ATGAACGCATATATCGTAGCCGGTTACCGCACGGCCGTTGGCAAGGCCAACCGTGGCGGTTTCCGCTTCACCCGCCCCGATGACCTCGCCGCCGACGTCATCAAGCACCTGGTGGCCTCGGTGCCCCAGCTGGACCCTACCCGCATCGACGACGTGATTGTGGGCAACGCCGTACCGGAGGCCGAGCAGGGCCTGCAGATGGGCCGCCTGATTTCGCTGCTGGCGCTGCCAATGAACGTGTCGGGCCTCATCGTGAACCGCTACTGCGGTTCCGGCGTGGAAACCATTGCCATGGCTGCCGGTAAAATTGCTGCCGGCATGGCCGACTGCATCGTGGCCGGTGGTACCGAAAGCATGAGCCTGGTGCCCACCGTGGGCTGGAAAACCGTGCCCAACTACAACCTGGCCCAGCAGCACCCCGATTACTACCTCGGCATGGGCCTCACCGCCGAAGCCGTGGCCCAGGATTACGGCATCACCCGCGAAGACCAGGACCAGTTTGCCTACAACTCGCACCAGAAGGCCATCAAAGCCATTCAGGAAGGCAAGTTCAAGGAGCAGATTGTGCCCGTAACCGTGGAGGAAACCTACCTCGACCAGGCCACCGGCAAAAAGAAAACCCGCTCGTTTGTAGTCGATACCGACGAAGGGCCCCGCGCCGATACTTCCCTGGAGGCGCTGGGCAAGCTGCGTCCCGTGTTTGCCGCCAACGGCTCCGTTACGGCCGGTAACTCCTCGCAGACTTCCGACGGTGCCGCTTTCGTCATTGTGATGTCGGAGCGCATGGTGAAGGAGCTGAATCTGGAGCCGATTGCCCGCATGGTGACCTACGCCACCGAAGGCATCGACCCACGCATCATGGGCATGGGCCCCATCAAGGCCGTGCCGAAGGCGCTGCGCCAGGCCGGCATGAAGCTCCAGGACATCGACCTGTTCGAGCTGAACGAGGCCTTCGCCTCCCAGAGCCTCGCCGTAATGCGCGAGCTGGACATGGACCAGAGCAAAGTGAACGTGAACGGCGGCGCTATTGCCCTCGGTCACCCGCTGGGCTGCTCCGGCGCCAAGCTCAGCATCCAACTGTTCCACGAGCTGCGCGCCCGGGGTCAGAAGTACGGCATGGTAACCGCCTGCGTAGGCGGTGGCCAGGGCGTAGCCGGCATCTACGAGCTGCTGAAGTAA
- a CDS encoding 3-hydroxyacyl-CoA dehydrogenase/enoyl-CoA hydratase family protein, with amino-acid sequence MNRTIKKVAVLGSGVMGSRIACHFANIGVQVLLLDIAPKELLPAEEAKGLKLDNPAVKNRIVNASLQAAVAANPSPLYRKADAARIKTGNFDDNLKDITGCDWTIEVVVERLDIKKSLFERVEQYRKPGTLITSNTSGIPIHMMTEGRSDDFRKHFCGTHFFNPPRYLKLLEIIPTPETDKSVVDFLMHYGDLYLGKTTVLAKDTPAFIANRVGVFAIMDVVQVMSELGLTVEEVDKLTGPVIGHAKSATFRTSDVVGLDTMINVANGLAQNLPNDEAKHVFQLPDFIKKMAENKWLGDKTAQGFYKKVKGAGGKSEIQALDLNTLEYKPSQKVKFATLEATKPIEKLADRFKVLAAGKDKAGDFYRKTFAGLFAYVSNRIPEITDSLYKIDDALRAGFGWDLGPFETWDALGVQKGLELAKAEGKTVAPWIEEMVAAGHTAFYKVSEAGVKQFYDIESKSYQAIPGMENFIILDNMRATGKVLWKNAGASVLDMGDGILNVEFHSKMNALGSDVIQGLLKGVELAEKDFRGLVVGNDAPNFSAGANLGLVYMFALDQEYDELNLMIAQFQQAMMRMRYSSIPVVGAPHGLALGGGCELNLHCDRVVAAAETYMGLVEFGVGLIPGGGGTKEMTLRTALKYEEGEPEYNLLRNAFMTVSTAKVSTSAHEAFDLGFLRRGDEVVVNSNRVLAQAKAAAIELAEDGYTQPLQKTNIKVQGKGALGMFLTGVHAMKEGRYISDHDVKIANKLAYIMCGGDLSSPTEVSEQYLLDLEREAFLSLTGERKTLERIQSILTTGKPLRN; translated from the coding sequence ATGAACCGTACCATCAAAAAAGTAGCCGTATTGGGCTCCGGGGTGATGGGCTCGCGCATTGCGTGCCACTTCGCCAACATCGGTGTGCAGGTACTGCTGCTCGACATTGCGCCCAAGGAGCTGCTGCCCGCCGAGGAGGCCAAAGGCCTAAAGCTGGACAACCCGGCCGTGAAGAACCGCATCGTGAATGCCTCGTTGCAGGCAGCTGTAGCGGCCAATCCGTCGCCGCTGTACCGCAAGGCCGACGCCGCGCGCATCAAGACCGGCAACTTTGACGATAACCTCAAGGATATTACCGGCTGCGACTGGACGATTGAGGTGGTAGTGGAACGTCTCGACATCAAAAAGAGCCTGTTTGAGCGCGTAGAGCAGTACCGCAAGCCTGGTACGCTTATCACCTCGAACACCTCGGGCATTCCGATTCACATGATGACGGAAGGTCGTTCCGACGACTTCCGCAAGCACTTCTGCGGCACACACTTCTTCAACCCGCCGCGCTACCTGAAGCTGCTCGAAATCATCCCGACGCCGGAAACCGACAAGTCGGTGGTGGATTTCCTGATGCACTACGGCGACCTGTACCTGGGCAAAACCACGGTGCTAGCCAAGGATACCCCGGCCTTCATTGCCAACCGCGTGGGCGTTTTCGCCATCATGGACGTGGTGCAGGTGATGAGCGAGCTGGGCCTGACGGTGGAAGAAGTGGACAAGCTGACCGGGCCGGTTATCGGCCACGCCAAGTCGGCCACGTTCCGCACCTCCGACGTGGTAGGTCTGGATACGATGATCAACGTGGCCAACGGCCTCGCCCAGAACCTGCCCAACGACGAAGCCAAGCACGTGTTTCAGCTGCCCGACTTCATCAAGAAGATGGCCGAGAACAAGTGGCTAGGCGACAAAACCGCCCAGGGCTTCTACAAAAAAGTGAAGGGCGCCGGCGGCAAGTCGGAAATTCAGGCCCTCGACCTGAACACGCTGGAGTACAAGCCCAGCCAGAAGGTGAAGTTTGCCACCCTGGAAGCCACCAAGCCGATTGAAAAGCTGGCGGACCGCTTCAAGGTGCTGGCCGCCGGCAAAGACAAAGCCGGGGACTTCTACCGCAAGACCTTCGCGGGCCTGTTTGCCTACGTGAGCAACCGGATTCCGGAAATTACCGACTCGCTCTACAAGATTGACGACGCCCTGCGCGCTGGCTTCGGCTGGGACCTGGGCCCCTTCGAAACCTGGGATGCCCTGGGCGTGCAGAAGGGCCTGGAGCTGGCCAAGGCCGAAGGCAAAACCGTAGCGCCGTGGATAGAGGAGATGGTAGCCGCCGGCCACACTGCCTTCTACAAAGTGAGCGAAGCAGGCGTGAAGCAGTTCTACGACATCGAGTCGAAGAGCTACCAGGCCATTCCGGGCATGGAGAACTTCATCATTCTGGATAACATGCGCGCCACGGGCAAAGTGCTGTGGAAAAACGCCGGGGCCTCGGTGCTCGATATGGGCGACGGTATCCTGAACGTGGAATTCCACTCGAAAATGAATGCGCTGGGTTCCGACGTCATCCAAGGCCTGCTGAAAGGCGTGGAGCTGGCCGAAAAGGACTTCCGCGGCCTCGTGGTGGGCAACGACGCGCCGAATTTCTCGGCCGGGGCCAATCTGGGCCTCGTGTACATGTTCGCGCTGGACCAAGAGTACGACGAGCTGAACCTGATGATTGCCCAGTTCCAGCAGGCCATGATGCGGATGCGCTACAGCAGCATTCCGGTGGTGGGCGCACCCCACGGCCTGGCCCTGGGCGGCGGCTGCGAGCTGAACCTGCACTGCGACCGGGTGGTTGCGGCGGCCGAAACCTACATGGGCCTCGTGGAATTCGGCGTGGGCCTGATTCCGGGCGGCGGCGGCACCAAAGAAATGACGTTGCGCACCGCCCTCAAGTACGAGGAAGGTGAGCCGGAGTACAACCTGCTGCGCAACGCCTTCATGACGGTAAGCACCGCCAAGGTATCCACCTCGGCCCATGAAGCCTTCGATTTGGGCTTCCTGCGCCGCGGCGATGAAGTGGTGGTGAATTCCAACCGCGTACTGGCCCAGGCCAAAGCCGCCGCCATTGAGCTGGCCGAGGACGGCTACACCCAGCCGCTGCAGAAAACCAACATCAAGGTGCAGGGCAAAGGCGCCCTGGGCATGTTCCTGACCGGCGTACACGCCATGAAGGAAGGCCGCTACATCTCCGACCACGACGTGAAAATTGCCAACAAGCTGGCCTACATCATGTGCGGCGGCGACCTGAGCAGCCCCACCGAAGTATCGGAGCAGTACCTGCTGGACCTGGAGCGCGAAGCCTTCCTCAGCCTCACCGGCGAGCGGAAAACGCTGGAGCGGATTCAGAGCATCCTGACCACCGGCAAACCCTTGAGAAACTAG
- a CDS encoding MarR family winged helix-turn-helix transcriptional regulator: MTPEETVDYNIKVAWHAISRMYNTQAAKHDITTSIGFVLLNIDQENGTPATKIAPLLGLETRSLTRILRSMEEKGLIYKQADTQDKRSVRIFLTEEGLRGKEISRQTVRHFNLKVREKIPQSELNVFFKVVAQITGMIEGKTLYDDFKLKPLRSESPA, encoded by the coding sequence ATGACTCCCGAAGAAACCGTCGATTATAACATCAAGGTTGCCTGGCACGCCATTTCGCGTATGTACAATACGCAGGCCGCCAAGCACGACATCACCACGAGCATTGGCTTCGTGCTGCTGAACATCGACCAGGAAAACGGCACGCCCGCTACCAAGATAGCCCCATTGCTCGGCCTAGAAACCCGCTCCCTCACGCGCATTCTGCGCTCGATGGAGGAAAAGGGACTCATTTATAAACAGGCCGACACCCAGGACAAACGCTCGGTGCGCATCTTCCTGACCGAGGAAGGCCTGCGCGGCAAGGAAATTTCCCGCCAGACGGTGCGCCACTTCAACCTGAAGGTACGCGAGAAAATCCCGCAGAGCGAACTGAACGTGTTCTTTAAGGTAGTAGCCCAGATTACGGGCATGATTGAGGGCAAAACCCTCTACGACGACTTCAAACTGAAACCCCTGCGCTCCGAGTCGCCGGCCTAG